The following are encoded together in the Populus trichocarpa isolate Nisqually-1 chromosome 5, P.trichocarpa_v4.1, whole genome shotgun sequence genome:
- the LOC7469172 gene encoding pentatricopeptide repeat-containing protein At1g77360, mitochondrial, whose translation MSRIYNNSNKLYSGFNKMLKRRYMSSETSDTTKTICKIMMSSSVVTLDTALDQSGVRVSEQIVEDVLKKFENAGMVAYRFFEWAEKQRHYNHSVKAFHTVIDSLAKIRQYQLMWDVVKVMKSKRMVNVETFCIIMRKYARAQKVEEAVYTFNIMDKYDVPPNLAAFNGLLSALCKSKNVRKAQEIFDSIKDRFVPDSKTYSILLEGWGKDPNLPKAREIFREMVSNGCRPDIVTYGIMVDVLCKAGRVDEALGIVNEMDSTVCKPTPFIYSVLVHTYGIENRIEDAVSTFLEMENNGIEPDVAVYNALIGAFCKANRLKNVYRVLNEMDCKGVTPNSRTFNIILSSLIGRGETDEAYRVFLRMIKVCEPDADTYTMMIKMFCERDELKKALKVWKYMKLKRFMPSMHTFQVLINGLCEKGDVTQACVLLEEMIEKGIRPSGVTFGRLRQLLIKEGREDVLKFLQKKINVLVNDPLWEW comes from the coding sequence ATGAGCAGAATTTATAATAACTCGAATAAATTATATTCGGGATTTAATAAAATGCTAAAGAGAAGATACATGTCAAGTGAAACAAGTGATACAACGAAAACAATATGTAAAATTATGATGTCTTCGTCGGTAGTCACACTTGATACTGCTCTTGATCAAAGTGGGGTTAGGGTTTCAGAACAGATAGTGGAGGATGTCCTTAAGAAGTTTGAAAATGCTGGGATGGTGGCTTATCGATTCTTCGAATGGGCCGAGAAACAACGGCATTATAACCATAGTGTTAAGGCTTTCCATACTGTGATTGATTCTCTAGCTAAGATAAGGCAGTATCAGCTAATGTGGGATGTTGTGAAGGTTATGAAGAGTAAGAGAATGGTAAATGTTGAGACCTTTTGTATTATTATGAGAAAGTATGCTAGAGCTCAGAAGGTGGAGGAGGCTGTTTACACGTTTAATATCATGGATAAGTATGATGTGCCTCCAAATTTAGCGGCGTTTAATGGGTTGCTTAGTGCTTTATGTAAGTCTAAGAATGTGAGGAAGGCTCAAGAGATCTTTGACAGTATCAAGGACCGGTTTGTTCCGGACTCAAAAACTTATAGTATATTGCTTGAAGGATGGGGAAAGGATCCAAATCTGCCTAAAGCAAGGGAGATTTTCAGAGAAATGGTCAGCAATGGTTGTAGACCTGATATCGTGACTTATGGTATCATGGTAGATGTGCTTTGCAAGGCTGGGAGGGTTGATGAAGCCCTTGGAATTGTCAATGAAATGGACTCTACAGTTTGCAAGCCAACTCCTTTCATTTATAGTGTTCTGGTTCATACATACGGAATAGAGAATCGGATTGAGGATGCTGTCAGCACCTTCCTAGAGATGGAAAATAATGGAATCGAGCCTGATGTTGCAGTTTATAATGCTTTGATCGGTGCTTTTTGTAAAGCAAACAGGCTTAAAAACGTCTACAGAGTCTTAAATGAGATGGATTGCAAGGGTGTGACGCCCAATTCAAGGACCTTCAACATCATTCTGAGCAGTTTGATTGGCCGTGGAGAGACTGATGAGGCTTATAGGGTATTTCTCAGGATGATCAAGGTATGCGAGCCAGATGCAGATACATATACTATGatgataaaaatgttttgtgaGAGGGATGAGCTAAAAAAGGCACTTAAAGTGTGGAAGTACATGAAGTTGAAGCGGTTTATGCCAAGCATGCACACTTTTCAAGTTCTTATAAATGGACTCTGCGAGAAGGGTGATGTCACTCAGGCTTGTGTCTTATTGGAAGAGATGATAGAAAAGGGAATTAGGCCTTCGGGTGTGACATTTGGGAGGTTAAGACAATTGCTTATaaaagaaggaagagaagatgtACTAAAATTTCTtcagaagaaaataaatgtccTCGTCAATGACCCTTTATGGGAGTGGTGA
- the LOC18099599 gene encoding uncharacterized protein LOC18099599 — MGPFQPKLAEYPRTESGRQYRRFQYTWFDQFPWLEYSPSKDAIFCFPCFIFENKVSRHLTFTTEGFRSWKRVNDGVRCALLMYVGSPTSPHNNAVKSAEDLMKVSRHIDKVLNAQTVEEVQKTSNNRGNFLEMIRLMGRLNVDIDDVVLEKAPKNAKYTSPTIQKEILHILVNKVRKKICEEVRDAKFCILVDEAKDASNKEQMAIVLRFVDIQGFVRERFFSIVHVSDTTSSTLKKEICDVLARYNLYIFNMRGQGYDGASNMRGAWNGLQALFLRDYPYAYYVHCFAHRLQLALVAAAGNEISIWLFFSKLTTIINLICASPKRHTELHYAQAIEIAHMVATGECETGRGANQIGNLHQSGTTRWSSHFDSICSLIDMYDATILCLKVWFKKDLLILYVEKLQKSLDILNAMDLVSTTKALLQTLRDARFDLLLANVQFVCTKYEIDIPHMNASYKKATDRSCQQQVDAIYKLAEKFYLEDFNEQEMYYLRYQLEHYQIDVIHHESFQNMSTISELCRGLAETNKSQHYHLIDRLIRLVLTLHVSTATTERAFSAMKHVKTVLCNKIEEEFLADSMMIYIERELVEDIDSDSIIDEFYTTKHRRVQL; from the exons ATGGGTCCATTTCAACCTAAGTTAGCAGAGTATCCAAGGACTGAATCAGGGAGACAGTATCGTCGATTTCAGTACACTTGGTTTGATCAATTTCCTTGGCTAGAGTACTCTCCATCAAAGGatgcaatattttgttttccatgctttatctttgaaaacaaagtgTCTCGTCATCTCACATTCACCACCGAAGGCTTTAGAAGTTGGAAGAGGGTTAATGATGGGGTTAGATGTGCACTTTTGATGTATGTGGGAAGTCCCACTTCACCACATAATAATGCTGTGAAATCTGCTGAAGATTTAATGAAAGTAAGTAGACATATTGATAAAGTGTTGAATGCACAAACTGTTGAAGAAGTTCAGAAAA CTTCTAATAATCGAGGTAATTTTTTGGAGATGATAAGACTTATGGGGAGACTGAATGTTGACATTGATGATGTTGTCTTAGAAAAAGCTCCGAAAAATGCAAAGTATACCTCGCCGACTATTCAAAAAGAGATTTTGCATATTCTTGTGAACAAAGTGAGGAAAAAGATTTGTGAAGAAGTTAGAGATGCaaagttttgtattttggttGACGAAGCCAAAGATGcatcaaataaagaacaaatggctattgttttgagatttgttgACATTCAGGGTTTTGTACGAGAgcgtttttttagtattgtgcATGTTTCAGATACTACTTCTTCAacacttaaaaaagaaatttgtgatGTGCTCGCTCGATATaacttgtatatttttaatatgcgaGGTCAAGGGTATGATGGTGCTAGCAATATGCGTGGCGCATGGAATGGACTACAAGCTCTATTTCTCAGAGATTATCcttatgcatattatgtacattgtTTTGCTCACCGACTACAACTGGCATTAGTTGCAGCAGCTGGAAATGAgatttctatttggttatttttctcaaaattgacAACCATTATCAACCTTATTTGTGCTTCTCCCAAACGTCATACCGAGTTACATTATGCTCAGGCTATAGAAATTGCACATATGGTAGCTACTGGAGAATGTGAGACCGGTAGAGGAGCTAATCAAATTGGTAATTTACATCAAAGTGGAACTACTCGCTGGAGCTCTCATTTTGATTCTATTTGCAGCTTAATAGATATGTATGATGCAACTATTCTGTGCTTGAAAGTATGGTTCAAGAAGGATCTTCTAATTCTATACGTGGAGAAGCTG CAAAAATCTCTTGACATCTTAAATGCAATGGATCTTGTATCAACTACTAAAGCATTGCTTCAAACTTTGAGAGATGCCAGATTTGATCTTCTCCTTGCAAATGTGCAATTTGTTTGCACAAAATATGAGATTGACATACCACATATGAATGCTTCGTATAAAAAGGCTACAGATCGTTCATGTCAACAACAAG ttgATGCTATTTACAAGCTTGCTGAGAAATTTTATCTTGAAGATTTCAATGAACAAGAGATGTATTATTTGAGATATCAGCTAGAGCATTATCAGATTGATGTGATTCATCATGAGAGCTTTCAGAATATGTCTACCATTTCTGAATTGTGTCGAGGATTAGCTGAAACAAATAAGTCACAAcactatcatttgattgatAGGTTGATTCGTCTTGTTTTGACTTTGCATGTTTCCACTGCCACTACAGAGCGGGCATTTTCAGCTatgaaacatgttaaaactgtGCTTTGCAATAAAATAGAAGAGGAGTTCTTAGCAGATTCTATGATGATTTACATTGAACGAGAGCTTGTTGAAGATATTGATTCGGATTCGATCATAGATGAATTCTATACTACAAAACATCGAAGGGTGCAGCTTTga